From Rutidosis leptorrhynchoides isolate AG116_Rl617_1_P2 chromosome 3, CSIRO_AGI_Rlap_v1, whole genome shotgun sequence, a single genomic window includes:
- the LOC139901804 gene encoding uncharacterized protein: MDHEGTSRRHGRKHSSSEKLLAISLGIIGVISPLFVDKKPQNFEGFKLEEQHFLSISTYLVIASFVLIIVAAFSCYSDQSLTRFDPYWIYRVGGSSGGIIALLLLLTFV, encoded by the coding sequence ATGGATCATGAAGGCACAAGCAGGAGACATGGAAGAAAGCACTCATCAAGTGAGAAATTGCTAGCTATAAGCTTAGGAATCATTGGTGTCATCTCACCACTTTTTGTTGATAAAAAGCCACAAAATTTTGAAGGATTCAAGCTTGAAGAGCAACATTTTCTTAGCATTTCGACTTATTTGGTTATTGCTTCGTTCGTTCTAATAATCGTTGCAGCTTTTTCTTGTTATTCGGATCAAAGCCTTACAAGGTTTGATCCGTATTGGATATATAGAGTTGGAGGTTCTTCAGGTGGAATCATTGCCCTTTTACTACTTCTTACCTTTGTTTAA
- the LOC139898233 gene encoding snRNA-activating protein complex subunit-like isoform X2 codes for MKNSTSPLEDVYVSVPRGGPIYVSDMVGPLTSVSEFQSSLQDELKDLKKELCTDFTEQPGDDISVDELKILSVEELFRAALQGGNLTRDPSSSSETYSYTNTNESNINDEDYVPIADSSSRSKRTTDTGKMNRRVSKKNKRVTNKDIEHEEDYMAEVEKLAKIKQKQEDDKLAARLHSFSGTCGPISCVSASEKKERMSSFNHTNCLTQVKSSNTREHIPLHDSETLLCVEVYHNRRGTLIKTQEILVLGQQLLTELRDKVYCLTDQIMKLAKKDDPSGYILIEDIFYNDLRDARATEYSKPILDWLRESKDTALEKWECIISGELQQKQKEYIGCGIGPKLPQLKSRPMQATRFCDLNFRLGAGYLYCHQGDCKHIMVIRDMRLIHQEDVQNRSSYPLILFQSKLRFQKCSCCKIFRATKVTMHDKWAPENPCYFCGICYFMLHYSDEKLIYDDFEVFDYIHD; via the exons atgaaaaattCTACATCTCCATTAGAAGATGTTTACGTTTCGGTTCCTCGTGGTGGTCCGATATACGTCTCAGACATGGTTGGTCCACTCACAAGTGTTTCTGAATTTCAGTCATCTCTTCAAGATGAACTCAAG GATCTTAAAAAGGAGCTGTGTACGGACTTTACTGAACAACCTGGCGATGACATTTC GGTTGACGAACTTAAAATCCTCAGTGTGGAGGAGTTGTTCCGAGCAGCACTTCAG GGTGGTAATTTGACTAGAGATCCTTCTTCATCATCAGAAACATACTCATATAC GAATACGAATGAAAGCAATATCAATGATGAGGATTATGTACCTATAGCGGATTCTTCAAGTAGATCCAAAAGAACCACTGATACTGGGAAGATGAACAGAAGGGTATCTAAGAAGAACAAACGAGTGACAAATAAAGATATTGAACATGAA GAAGATTATATGGCAGAAGTAGAGAAACTTGCTAAAATAAAACAAAAACAAGAAGACGATAAATTAGCAGCACGATTGCATTCTTTCAG CGGTACTTGTGGGCCCATTTCATGCGTGAGTGCATCAGAAAAGAAAGAACGCATGTCATCGTTCAATCATACAAACTGTTTGACCCAG GTGAAATCATCAAATACTCGTGAACACATACCACTGCATGATAGTGAAACCCTTCTTTGCGTAGAAGTTTATCATAACCGACGTGGAACATTGATTAAG ACTCAAGAAATCTTGGTCCTTGGACAGCAATTATTAACCGAACTCAGAGATAAAGTATATTGTCTGACGGATCAAATCATGAAGTTAGCCAAAAAAGATGACCCATCTGGATATATCCTTATAGAA GATATATTTTACAATGATTTAAGAGATGCGCGTGCAACAGAATACAGTAAACCGATACTTGATTGGCTAAGAGAATCGAAAGATACTGCACTTGAAAAATGGGAATGCATTATATCTGGTGAACTGCAGCAGAAGCAAAAAGAATATATAGGATGTGGAATTGGGCCAAAATTGCCTCAACTTAAATCTCGCCCAATGCAGGCAACACGTTTTTGTGACTTAAATTTTCGTCTTGGTGCAGGGTATCTTTATTGTCATCAG GGAGATTGCAAGCATATAATGGTGATTCGGGACATGAGATTAATTCATCAGGAAGATGTACAAAATCGATCTTCTTATCCCTTGATTTTGTTCCAATCAAAATTGCGTTTTCAAAAGTGCTCGTGCTGTAAGATATTTCGTGCAACAAAAGTGACCATGCATGACAAATGGGCTCCAGAGAACCCTTGCTATTTTTGCGGAATTTGTTATTTCATGCTTCATTATTCAGACGAAAAACTCATATATGATGACTTCGAGGTGTTCGATTATATTCATGACTAG
- the LOC139898234 gene encoding uncharacterized protein — MAANICITFISILFILSCATAADEKNVTSNPADELVAIVNSNRTANKASSLSNNPGLACIALQYIKAYQGKCDDVGGPNAKKPADAEFSDTFAPNCGVELATLSPITGRVLGCQSDYVTPDKAFTEILTMKNRSLSVIYNSTYTEIGAAVSGTDGGGPYFWCLLFSNGKSNSTFVLEGGEAKITRPGCFSGAHDDCSGADGWSQNVSILMIFAGVFASICYMFAV; from the exons ATGGCGGCGAATATCTGCATCACATTCATCAGCATACTATTCATTTTATCATGTGCTACTGCTGCCGACGAGA AAAATGTTACAAGCAACCCAGCAGACGAACTTGTAGCCATTGTAAACAGTAACCGAACAGCAAACAAAGCGTCATCTCTTAGTAACAATCCTGGTTTGGCCTGCATAGCGCTGCAATACATCAAAGCCTACCAAGGCAAATGTGACGATGTTGGTGGGCCCAATGCCAAAAAACCTGCTGATGCAGAATTTAGCGACACTTTTGCACCTAACTGTGGGGTTGAATTAGCCACACTCTCCCCTATCACAGGCCGTGTACTTGGGTGCCAGTCTGATTATGTTACTCCTGATAAAGCCTTCACAGAAATATTAACCATGAAGAATAGAAGCTTAAGCGTAATATACAATTCTACCTATACTGAAATTGGGGCAGCTGTGAGCGGTACCGATGGTGGTGGCCCGTATTTCTGGTGTCTTCTTTttagtaatgggaaatcgaatagtACTTTTGTGTTGGAGGGTGGAGAGGCTAAGATAACTAGACCGGGCTGCTTTAGTGGGGCCCATGATGATTGTAGTGGTGCTGATGGTTGGTCACAAAATGTTAGCATTTTGATGATCTTTGCTGGAGTTTTTGCTTCAATCTGTTATATGTTTGCAGTTTGA
- the LOC139898233 gene encoding snRNA-activating protein complex subunit-like isoform X1 has translation MKNSTSPLEDVYVSVPRGGPIYVSDMVGPLTSVSEFQSSLQDELKDLKKELCTDFTEQPGDDISVDELKILSVEELFRAALQGGNLTRDPSSSSETYSYTNTNESNINDEDYVPIADSSSRSKRTTDTGKMNRRVSKKNKRVTNKDIEHEEDYMAEVEKLAKIKQKQEDDKLAARLHSFSGTCGPISCVSASEKKERMSSFNHTNCLTQQVKSSNTREHIPLHDSETLLCVEVYHNRRGTLIKTQEILVLGQQLLTELRDKVYCLTDQIMKLAKKDDPSGYILIEDIFYNDLRDARATEYSKPILDWLRESKDTALEKWECIISGELQQKQKEYIGCGIGPKLPQLKSRPMQATRFCDLNFRLGAGYLYCHQGDCKHIMVIRDMRLIHQEDVQNRSSYPLILFQSKLRFQKCSCCKIFRATKVTMHDKWAPENPCYFCGICYFMLHYSDEKLIYDDFEVFDYIHD, from the exons atgaaaaattCTACATCTCCATTAGAAGATGTTTACGTTTCGGTTCCTCGTGGTGGTCCGATATACGTCTCAGACATGGTTGGTCCACTCACAAGTGTTTCTGAATTTCAGTCATCTCTTCAAGATGAACTCAAG GATCTTAAAAAGGAGCTGTGTACGGACTTTACTGAACAACCTGGCGATGACATTTC GGTTGACGAACTTAAAATCCTCAGTGTGGAGGAGTTGTTCCGAGCAGCACTTCAG GGTGGTAATTTGACTAGAGATCCTTCTTCATCATCAGAAACATACTCATATAC GAATACGAATGAAAGCAATATCAATGATGAGGATTATGTACCTATAGCGGATTCTTCAAGTAGATCCAAAAGAACCACTGATACTGGGAAGATGAACAGAAGGGTATCTAAGAAGAACAAACGAGTGACAAATAAAGATATTGAACATGAA GAAGATTATATGGCAGAAGTAGAGAAACTTGCTAAAATAAAACAAAAACAAGAAGACGATAAATTAGCAGCACGATTGCATTCTTTCAG CGGTACTTGTGGGCCCATTTCATGCGTGAGTGCATCAGAAAAGAAAGAACGCATGTCATCGTTCAATCATACAAACTGTTTGACCCAG CAGGTGAAATCATCAAATACTCGTGAACACATACCACTGCATGATAGTGAAACCCTTCTTTGCGTAGAAGTTTATCATAACCGACGTGGAACATTGATTAAG ACTCAAGAAATCTTGGTCCTTGGACAGCAATTATTAACCGAACTCAGAGATAAAGTATATTGTCTGACGGATCAAATCATGAAGTTAGCCAAAAAAGATGACCCATCTGGATATATCCTTATAGAA GATATATTTTACAATGATTTAAGAGATGCGCGTGCAACAGAATACAGTAAACCGATACTTGATTGGCTAAGAGAATCGAAAGATACTGCACTTGAAAAATGGGAATGCATTATATCTGGTGAACTGCAGCAGAAGCAAAAAGAATATATAGGATGTGGAATTGGGCCAAAATTGCCTCAACTTAAATCTCGCCCAATGCAGGCAACACGTTTTTGTGACTTAAATTTTCGTCTTGGTGCAGGGTATCTTTATTGTCATCAG GGAGATTGCAAGCATATAATGGTGATTCGGGACATGAGATTAATTCATCAGGAAGATGTACAAAATCGATCTTCTTATCCCTTGATTTTGTTCCAATCAAAATTGCGTTTTCAAAAGTGCTCGTGCTGTAAGATATTTCGTGCAACAAAAGTGACCATGCATGACAAATGGGCTCCAGAGAACCCTTGCTATTTTTGCGGAATTTGTTATTTCATGCTTCATTATTCAGACGAAAAACTCATATATGATGACTTCGAGGTGTTCGATTATATTCATGACTAG